In Clostridia bacterium, a genomic segment contains:
- a CDS encoding transporter substrate-binding domain-containing protein, whose amino-acid sequence MKKLLCIALAALMCLGLVACGGNEADYVIATDKGFSPFEFQDADGNIVGIDMDILAAIAEDQGFTYDLQYVGWDAAIAACQAGQADGMIAGASITEERKNSGWIFSDGYYDATQGMAVAKDSDIKGFEDMKGKKVAVKNGTMSNEYAESIKDEYGFEVVTFSTSPDMYQAVEGGQVDACMDDTPILKYSIKTGDLNMKFVEGTENDPAQYGMAIFDDANQELIDRFNAGLKNIRASGEYDKIIAKYLD is encoded by the coding sequence ATGAAAAAATTATTATGTATTGCGCTTGCGGCTTTGATGTGCCTCGGCCTCGTAGCATGCGGCGGAAACGAAGCAGATTATGTCATTGCAACTGACAAAGGCTTCAGTCCTTTCGAATTCCAGGATGCTGACGGCAACATTGTTGGTATCGACATGGATATCTTAGCAGCAATCGCTGAAGATCAGGGCTTTACCTATGACTTGCAGTATGTTGGCTGGGATGCAGCAATCGCAGCTTGCCAGGCTGGTCAGGCTGACGGTATGATTGCAGGTGCTTCTATTACCGAAGAAAGAAAGAACAGCGGTTGGATTTTCTCTGACGGTTACTATGATGCAACTCAGGGTATGGCTGTTGCAAAGGATTCTGATATCAAAGGCTTTGAAGATATGAAGGGCAAAAAGGTTGCTGTTAAAAACGGTACCATGAGTAACGAATATGCTGAAAGCATTAAAGACGAATATGGCTTTGAAGTTGTAACCTTCTCTACTTCTCCTGATATGTATCAGGCTGTTGAAGGTGGTCAGGTTGATGCGTGCATGGACGATACACCGATTTTGAAGTACAGCATCAAAACAGGTGATCTGAACATGAAATTTGTTGAAGGTACTGAAAATGATCCCGCACAGTATGGTATGGCAATTTTCGATGATGCAAATCAGGAATTGATTGACCGCTTCAATGCAGGTTTGAAGAACATCCGTGCGAGCGGTGAATACGATAAGATTATCGCTAAATATCTCGACTGA
- a CDS encoding DMT family transporter, which translates to MRKNKIMIATLAAIATQVIFGFSFMFTKIALRYASPFTVIADRYIIALAGLTLVVLFSRRKIKINKNIWKVALMAIFQPVLYFLLETYGIKLTTSAFSSVIISLTPVVTVLLGIFCLREKPVFTQYVFMLLSVAGVVLLSCEGRSDGVVTLAGVLCLFGALLSSSVYMILSRKLSAEYSAFDRTYVMAVVGTVAFVMLALLENRHAPLNLVRPFMQLPYMLSLLYLGVLSSVVAFLCLNFASSHLPVAKTTVFSGLNMLVSVSAGILFLQEPFSWETAVSAVMILVGVCGVQVVSVEKCKK; encoded by the coding sequence ATGAGGAAAAATAAAATTATGATAGCGACTCTTGCGGCAATCGCAACGCAGGTGATATTCGGCTTCAGCTTTATGTTTACGAAAATTGCACTCCGGTATGCATCACCCTTTACTGTAATTGCAGACCGCTATATTATAGCTCTTGCAGGGCTTACACTTGTGGTGCTGTTTTCACGCAGAAAAATTAAAATCAATAAAAATATATGGAAGGTTGCTCTGATGGCGATTTTTCAACCTGTTTTGTATTTTCTGCTGGAAACCTACGGCATTAAGCTGACCACTTCGGCATTTTCTTCTGTAATCATTTCACTTACGCCGGTGGTTACCGTGTTGCTTGGTATTTTCTGTCTGCGCGAAAAGCCTGTATTTACCCAGTATGTGTTCATGCTTTTGTCGGTGGCAGGGGTGGTTCTTTTGTCCTGTGAAGGGCGGTCGGATGGGGTAGTGACCTTAGCAGGGGTGCTCTGCCTTTTCGGGGCGTTGCTTTCAAGCTCTGTGTACATGATTCTGTCTCGTAAGCTTTCCGCAGAATATTCGGCATTTGATCGAACCTATGTCATGGCGGTGGTCGGTACTGTGGCTTTTGTGATGCTGGCGCTGTTGGAAAACAGACATGCACCATTAAACCTGGTTCGTCCTTTTATGCAATTGCCTTATATGCTTTCTCTGCTGTATCTTGGTGTTTTATCCTCGGTAGTGGCGTTTTTGTGTCTGAATTTTGCAAGCTCGCATCTGCCGGTCGCAAAAACAACCGTTTTTTCGGGACTGAATATGCTGGTTTCGGTATCGGCAGGCATTTTGTTTCTGCAGGAGCCATTCTCTTGGGAGACTGCCGTTTCGGCAGTTATGATTTTGGTTGGTGTATGCGGCGTGCAAGTTGTGAGCGTCGAAAAATGCAAAAAATAA
- a CDS encoding amino acid ABC transporter permease: MNQIINTYGSLLLSAMGQTLLLALCGLLFGCILGIVFGLMSVVKSKVCRVISAVYVNLIRGVPMIVLAFFVFYGVPYGLRTMFDARFVLTALQAGTICLALNCGAYMSEIIRAGIQSIDPGQMEAARSLGLSYWRSMFRVVLPQAIKNMIPSIVNQFIITLKDTSILSVIGFPELVNKAQNVIAITFKSFETWAIVAVMYLVVILTLQQVAKMLERRLSRGR; this comes from the coding sequence ATGAACCAAATCATAAATACCTATGGGTCGTTACTTTTATCTGCAATGGGACAGACGTTGCTCCTCGCACTTTGCGGATTGCTTTTCGGCTGTATTTTGGGCATTGTGTTCGGCCTGATGAGTGTCGTAAAAAGCAAGGTCTGCAGAGTGATTTCAGCGGTCTATGTGAATTTAATCCGCGGTGTTCCTATGATTGTACTGGCATTTTTCGTGTTTTACGGTGTTCCGTACGGCTTAAGAACCATGTTTGATGCGCGGTTTGTTTTAACTGCGTTGCAGGCGGGTACAATCTGTCTTGCATTAAACTGCGGTGCATATATGTCTGAAATTATCCGCGCTGGTATTCAGTCTATTGATCCGGGCCAGATGGAAGCGGCAAGAAGTCTTGGACTTTCTTACTGGCGTTCGATGTTCCGTGTTGTATTGCCTCAAGCAATTAAAAACATGATCCCGAGTATTGTAAACCAGTTTATTATAACCTTAAAGGATACCTCCATTCTTTCGGTTATCGGTTTCCCGGAGCTTGTAAACAAAGCACAGAACGTTATCGCAATTACATTTAAATCTTTTGAAACCTGGGCTATTGTAGCGGTTATGTATCTGGTGGTTATTTTAACTCTCCAGCAGGTTGCAAAAATGTTGGAAAGGAGACTCAGCCGTGGCCGTTAA